Proteins from one Stegostoma tigrinum isolate sSteTig4 chromosome 17, sSteTig4.hap1, whole genome shotgun sequence genomic window:
- the LOC125459186 gene encoding prestin-like produces MLRKDRKSTKLKNTLGSSESFWSSDTIPDPSGSNIPLVRTDRTSIYNSRTSNRVSFTNDIPYFHRIDKYNEEKVCEYERKASELTLPVSYNLKKLFYRVIPFSRWFSRYRVRAWFIGDLLSGISVGLLTIPLSLAFAVCGGQPPIHGLYTSLVSTVLYCLLGTTKHLSYGASAFTCLLIAKGINYNETQKVDSDSGCIPTCSRELHVTTLTFVSGIILISMGVFRLSFTRIYISKPVMNGFRAGTALHLFTILLTLVLGIDPPIHHGSLSLVYKCKIIIENINETHTASVVTGLATLALLMPFKVINSIYSRHLIPIEFIAIIASIWLSFWLELENSHNVRLINDYPFTLPKPVLPSFSLIPTVAKDAVAVALVTFAVSISLGRENSKKHSEAYHPHQETIVLGSCDLLLSFLGTFAASGVWEQTVVQEKTWGQTQAAGLIAASLCLTALLCAENLLPLVPKAVLGAVVISNLGCYLEFFWKYCFACKKNKYEVLAGIITFAAVCILDIDIGLGVGIFFSILLTLHRLQRPSNAILGHIPNTESYVDLSIEKTAKEIVGIKIIKTFDSIFYGNVDFLLSWIKLKVNSYLQSGNLGSDNELYSEEDKYHMLLESTQFLELDEHALRRINHTALYRRQISKQTADVHTIVLDCGSVSFVDDEGVGALIHLSGQYQSMGVGFILASCSSIVLKCLQEHGYFKSTSQSFAFSSIHDAVLYALQQTAETNQSPQESEYIPETNGEILTECNTVDIETGTNNSTNTGLCHVEGDETNSHQKGGLKSRNQKIIEYETAL; encoded by the coding sequence ATGTTAAGAAAGGACCGGAAGAGCACTAAGCTGAAGAACACACTGGGAAGTTCAGAATCATTTTGGTCCAGTGACACAATTCCTGATCCATCGGGTTCAAATATCCCTCTGGTTAGAACTGATAGGACTTCCATTTATAACTCAAGAACATCGAATAGGGTCTCATTTACCAATGACATTCCTTATTTTCACCGCATTGATAAGTATAATGAAGAAAAGGTATGTGAATATGAAAGAAAGGCATCTGAACTAACCTTACCAGTTTCTTACAATTTGAAGAAATTATTCTACCGAGTTATTCCTTTTTCCAGATGGTTTTCCAGGTACAGAGTAAGAGCATGGTTCATAGGAGACTTGCTGTCTGGAATTAGTGTAGGTCTACTGACCATCCCTCTGTCCCTTGCTTTTGCAGTCTGCGGTGGACAACCACCTATTCATGGTCTCTACACAAGTTTGGTTAGCACCGTCCTATATTGCTTGCTTGGCACAACAAAACACCTGTCTTATGGAGCATCTGCATTCACCTGTTTGCTCATTGCAAAGGGCATAAATTATAATGAAACTCAAAAAGTGGATTCTGATAGTGGCTGTATTCCAACATGTTCGAGAGAACTACATGTGACCACACTCACCTTTGTTTCAGGGATTATTTTAATTTCTATGGGAGTTTTTCGCCTCAGTTTCACAAGGATATACATCTCCAAGCCTGTTATGAATGGTTTCAGAGCTGGAACAGCTTTGCATTTATTCACCATCCTCCTGACTTTGGTACTTGGTATTGATCCACCAATTCATCATGGCTCTTTATCACTTGTCTACAAATGCAAGATTATAATTGAAAATATTAATGAAACACACACTGCCTCGGTGGTCACTGGTTTAGCCACTTTGGCACTTCTGATGCCTTTTAAAGTCATTAACTCTATTTATAGCAGACATCTCATACCTATAGAATTTATTGCAATAATTGCTTCAATTTGGTTGTCATTCTGGTTGGAACTAGAGAATAGCCACAATGTCAGGTTGATAAATGATTATCCATTTACCTTACcaaaacctgttcttccttcttTCTCCTTAATACCCACTGTTGCTAAAGATGCTGTTGCTGTTGCACTGGTGACCTTTGCAGTGAGCATTTCTCTGGGGAGAGAAAACTCCAAAAAACACAGTGAAGCTTATCACCCACACCAAGAGACAATAGTTTTGGGGTCTTGTGACCTGCTACTCTCATTTCTGGGGACCTTTGCAGCTTCTGGTGTTTGGGAACaaacagtggttcaagaaaaaaCTTGGGGTCAGACCCAAGCAGCTGGATTGATTGCAGCAAGCCTTTGTCTTACGGCCCTGCTTTGTGCAGAAAATCTGCTTCCACTGGTGCCCAAAGCAGTTCTTGGTGCTGTTGTGATTTCAAATCTGGGCTGTTACCTTGAGTTCTTCTGGAAGTACTGTTTTGCATGCAAAAAGAATAAATATGAAGTTTTGGCTGGAATTATAACATTTGCAGCAGTTTGTATCCTAGATATAGACATTGGTTTAGGAGTTGGCATATTTTTCTCAATTTTGCTCACTCTACATAGACTTCAGAGACCATCCAATGCCATTTTAGGACATATTCCCAACACAGAAAGCTATGTTGACCTATCCATTGAGAAAACTGCCAAAGAGATTGTTGGAATAAAAATTATAAAAACATTCGATTCTATTTTTTACGGAAATGTTGATTTTTTATTGTCTTGGATAAAACTTAAAGTGAATTCTTATCTTCAGTCAGGTAATTTGGGAAGTGATAATGAATTATATAGTGAAGAAGATAAATATCATATGTTACTGGAATCTACACAGTTCCTTGAATTGGATGAACATGCTTTGAGGCGAATAAATCATACTGCATTGTATAGACGTCAAATATcaaaacaaactgcagatgtTCATACTATTGTTTTAGATTGTGGGTCAGTTAGTTTTGTGGATGATGAAGGAGTGGGTGCTTTGATTCACCTGTCTGGGCAATACCAAAGTATGGGAGTTGGCTTTATCCTTGCCAGCTGTTCAAGCATAGTTCTGAAGTGTCTACAAGAACATGGTTACTTCAAATCAACAAGTCAAAGCTTTGCTTTCAGCAGCATCCATGATGCTGTTTTATATGCCCTGCAACAAACAGCAGAGACAAACCAGAGCCCACAAGAATCTGAATACATTCCCGAGACAAATGGTGAAATATTAACAGAATGTAATACAGTTGACATTGAGACAGGTACTAACAACAGCACAAATACAGGGCTCTGCCATGTGGAAGGAGATGAGACTAATTCCCACCAAAAGGGTGGTTTAAAATCGAGAAATCAGAAAATAATTGAATATGAGACTGCTTTGTAA